The Enterococcus rotai genome includes a window with the following:
- a CDS encoding V-type ATP synthase subunit A: MQTGRIIKVSGPLVMAENMSDASIQDICHVGELGVIGEIIEMRGDVASIQVYEETTGIGPGEPVVTTGEALSVELAPGLISEMFDGIQRPLDTFAEVTESNFLSRGVQIPALDRTKKWLFEPTVSVGDEVSTGDIIGLVQETKVIPHKIMVPFGVNGTVKEVKQGEFTIEETVYIIETATGEKEFTMMQKWPVRRSRPILEKLNPDVPLLTGQRVIDTFFPVTKGGAAAVPGPFGAGKTVVQHQIAKWADVDLVVYVGCGERGNEMTDVLNEFPELIDPNTGESVMERTVLIANTSNMPVAAREASIYTGITIAEYFRDMGYSVAIMADSTSRWAEALREMSGRLEEMPGDEGYPAYLGSRLAEYYERAGQVVALGKDHREGSITAISAVSPSGGDISEPVTQNTLRVVKVFWGLDATLAQKRHFPSINWLQSYSLYDSEVGKYLDQQLQVEWSEMVREGMRILQEESQLEEIVRLVGIDSLSDKDRLTLEVAKSIREDYLQQNAFDEVDTFTSREKQYKMLRLILTFYQEGQTALTLGAYLSEIMTGTVSLRDQIARSKYLPEEQIDRLDGLVDEIKGTLKQIVADGGITND; the protein is encoded by the coding sequence TTGCAAACTGGTCGAATTATTAAAGTATCTGGTCCTTTAGTTATGGCTGAAAATATGTCTGATGCGAGTATTCAGGATATTTGTCATGTAGGGGAACTGGGTGTTATTGGAGAGATTATTGAGATGCGGGGAGATGTCGCGTCGATTCAAGTATATGAAGAAACAACAGGAATAGGACCGGGTGAGCCGGTAGTAACAACCGGTGAAGCTTTATCGGTGGAATTGGCGCCGGGTTTGATCTCAGAGATGTTTGATGGTATCCAACGTCCGTTAGATACCTTTGCTGAGGTAACAGAAAGCAATTTTTTAAGCAGAGGGGTTCAGATTCCAGCCTTGGATAGAACCAAAAAATGGCTGTTTGAACCAACTGTTTCTGTAGGCGATGAAGTATCGACGGGAGATATTATCGGTTTAGTTCAAGAAACTAAAGTGATCCCGCATAAGATCATGGTTCCTTTTGGTGTTAATGGAACGGTAAAAGAAGTAAAACAAGGTGAATTTACAATTGAAGAAACAGTCTATATCATTGAAACGGCAACGGGAGAAAAAGAATTTACGATGATGCAAAAATGGCCCGTTAGACGTAGTCGTCCAATTTTAGAAAAATTAAATCCAGATGTCCCATTATTAACGGGGCAACGAGTGATTGATACCTTCTTTCCAGTAACCAAAGGAGGAGCCGCAGCGGTTCCTGGTCCTTTTGGTGCAGGGAAAACTGTGGTACAGCATCAAATCGCGAAATGGGCAGATGTTGATTTAGTGGTTTACGTCGGTTGTGGTGAGCGTGGAAATGAAATGACCGATGTATTGAATGAATTCCCTGAATTAATTGATCCAAATACTGGGGAATCTGTTATGGAACGAACTGTTTTGATTGCAAATACCTCTAATATGCCCGTAGCGGCACGTGAAGCATCAATCTATACAGGAATCACAATAGCAGAATACTTCCGGGATATGGGCTATTCTGTAGCAATCATGGCAGATTCAACTTCTCGTTGGGCTGAAGCACTACGTGAGATGAGTGGACGCTTAGAAGAAATGCCTGGAGATGAAGGGTATCCTGCTTATCTAGGCAGTCGTTTAGCTGAATATTATGAACGAGCTGGACAAGTCGTGGCATTAGGGAAAGATCATCGTGAAGGAAGTATTACAGCAATAAGTGCAGTTTCTCCATCAGGTGGAGATATCTCAGAACCTGTTACTCAAAATACATTACGAGTAGTGAAAGTTTTCTGGGGGCTAGATGCAACATTAGCGCAAAAACGTCATTTTCCATCAATCAACTGGCTACAAAGTTATTCTTTGTATGATTCAGAAGTCGGTAAATACTTAGATCAGCAGCTACAAGTCGAATGGTCTGAGATGGTGAGAGAAGGGATGCGAATTTTACAAGAAGAGTCACAATTAGAAGAAATCGTTCGACTCGTCGGAATTGATTCTTTATCTGATAAAGACCGTTTAACATTAGAAGTAGCTAAATCTATTCGCGAAGATTACTTACAACAAAATGCCTTTGATGAGGTTGATACGTTTACCTCAAGAGAAAAACAGTACAAAATGCTACGCTTGATTTTAACATTCTATCAAGAAGGCCAAACAGCTTTAACTTTAGGGGCTTATTTATCTGAGATCATGACTGGAACGGTTAGTTTAAGAGATCAAATCGCTAGAAGCAAATATTTGCCAGAAGAACAGATTGATCGCTTAGATGGCTTAGTAGACGAAATAAAAGGAACCTTAAAACAAATTGTTGCAGATGGAGGGATCACTAATGATTAA
- a CDS encoding V-type ATPase subunit, which produces MKETAYNQINPLVRLKETELLSNAQYEQLLNAKSTNELKEILKNTVYGPYMTSDFTETFEYIYSKEKGKLYEWLYEMAPEPEVITIYTSRATFHNLKVLTKAELTGKNLDHLFIEDGRYSIETLKSAIRTRVSTELPQPLMNAILEVLDYFQESTTLQAIDIIYDRNFLTFQKYLAEALNDQNILAEVTAFIDLTNISTMARGIIQGQHENFLSTVLSSSGSISKVRFLDYTEQTLASFTDFVLTTVYGGLVLPIVSAKTKEMDLVAFEKVKDDYLTSLYDKAKTMAFGPLPLLAFLNAKEVEWKNLRLLLVSKRSNFPIEIVRERMRMTE; this is translated from the coding sequence ATGAAAGAGACTGCATACAATCAAATCAATCCTTTGGTTCGCCTTAAAGAAACAGAACTTTTGAGTAATGCACAATACGAGCAATTGTTAAATGCCAAAAGTACAAATGAACTCAAAGAAATTTTAAAAAATACAGTATATGGTCCTTATATGACATCAGATTTTACTGAAACCTTTGAATACATCTATTCAAAAGAAAAAGGAAAATTATATGAATGGCTGTATGAAATGGCACCAGAGCCTGAGGTTATCACTATTTACACATCAAGAGCGACTTTTCATAACTTGAAAGTCCTGACAAAAGCAGAACTGACAGGGAAAAATCTGGATCATTTATTTATTGAGGATGGGCGTTATTCTATCGAGACGCTAAAAAGTGCGATTCGAACAAGAGTTTCTACTGAATTGCCGCAACCATTGATGAATGCGATTTTGGAAGTTTTAGACTATTTTCAAGAATCTACTACGTTACAAGCGATTGATATTATTTATGATCGCAATTTTCTAACATTTCAAAAATACTTAGCTGAAGCATTGAATGATCAAAATATCTTAGCTGAAGTTACGGCTTTTATTGATCTAACAAACATTTCTACAATGGCGAGAGGAATTATTCAAGGACAGCACGAAAATTTTTTATCTACAGTGCTGTCTAGCTCAGGAAGTATAAGCAAAGTACGCTTTTTAGACTATACAGAGCAGACATTAGCCAGTTTTACTGATTTTGTATTGACTACGGTATACGGCGGCTTAGTATTACCAATTGTTTCTGCCAAAACAAAAGAGATGGATTTAGTTGCTTTTGAAAAGGTTAAAGATGATTATTTAACAAGCTTATATGATAAGGCTAAAACGATGGCATTTGGTCCATTACCACTATTGGCTTTTCTAAATGCAAAGGAAGTAGAGTGGAAGAATTTACGCTTGCTTTTAGTCAGTAAGAGAAGTAATTTTCCGATAGAAATAGTAAGAGAAAGGATGCGAATGACAGAATGA
- a CDS encoding V-type ATP synthase subunit B: protein MIKEYRTINEVVGPLMIVEKVEGVKYEELIEVRMQNGEIRRGQVLEINGDKAMVQIFEGTSGINLRDSKVRFLGHPLELGVSEDMVGRIFDGLGRPKDNGPEILPEKMVDINGEVINPVARDYPDEFIQTGISAIDHLNTLVRGQKLPVFSGSGLPHKELAAQIARQANVLNSDEEFAVVFAAIGITFEEAEFFMEDFRQTGAIDRSVMFMNLANDPAIERIATPRMALTAAEYLAYEKGMHVLVIMTDMTNYCEALREISAARREVPGRRGYPGYLYTNLATLYERAGRIRGLKGSVTQIPILTMPEDDKTHPIPDLTGYITEGQIILSRELYKSGIQPPIDVLPSLSRLKDKGTGEGKTRIDHAPTMNQLFAAYAQGKQAKELAVVLGESALSDVDKIYAKFADRFEKEYVNQGFYTNRSIDETLDLGWELLSMLPRTELKRIKDDMLDEYLTEGE from the coding sequence ATGATTAAAGAATATCGTACGATCAATGAAGTTGTTGGTCCCTTGATGATCGTTGAAAAAGTCGAAGGGGTCAAATATGAAGAACTGATCGAAGTGCGGATGCAAAATGGGGAAATTCGTCGTGGCCAAGTGTTGGAAATCAATGGAGATAAAGCGATGGTTCAGATTTTTGAAGGAACTAGTGGTATCAATCTTCGAGATTCTAAAGTTCGTTTTCTAGGACATCCTTTGGAATTAGGTGTTTCCGAAGATATGGTTGGACGTATATTCGATGGTTTAGGTCGGCCAAAAGATAACGGACCAGAAATTTTACCAGAGAAAATGGTTGATATTAATGGGGAAGTCATCAACCCTGTTGCAAGAGATTATCCGGATGAGTTTATTCAAACAGGAATATCTGCCATTGATCACTTGAATACGTTGGTCCGTGGCCAAAAGTTACCCGTATTTTCTGGTTCAGGTTTACCTCATAAAGAATTAGCTGCTCAAATCGCTCGTCAAGCAAATGTTCTAAATAGTGATGAAGAATTTGCTGTTGTATTTGCTGCGATTGGGATTACGTTTGAAGAAGCAGAATTTTTCATGGAAGATTTCAGACAGACTGGAGCGATTGATCGTTCGGTGATGTTTATGAACTTAGCGAATGATCCGGCCATCGAGCGAATTGCAACGCCAAGAATGGCGCTGACAGCAGCTGAATATTTAGCTTATGAAAAAGGGATGCATGTCTTGGTAATCATGACCGATATGACCAATTATTGCGAAGCGTTGCGGGAAATTTCAGCAGCACGCCGAGAAGTACCAGGGCGTCGTGGCTACCCAGGTTATCTTTATACGAATTTGGCTACGTTATATGAACGTGCTGGGCGTATTCGTGGGTTAAAAGGATCTGTAACTCAAATTCCAATTTTGACCATGCCAGAAGACGATAAAACACATCCGATTCCCGATTTGACTGGTTATATTACTGAGGGACAAATCATATTATCTAGAGAACTATATAAAAGTGGCATTCAACCACCGATTGATGTCTTGCCTTCATTGTCTCGCTTAAAGGATAAAGGAACTGGAGAAGGAAAAACAAGAATCGATCACGCACCAACAATGAATCAATTGTTTGCGGCTTATGCGCAAGGAAAACAAGCAAAAGAGTTGGCTGTCGTGCTGGGCGAATCAGCGTTATCTGATGTTGACAAAATCTATGCGAAATTTGCAGATCGATTTGAAAAGGAATATGTCAATCAAGGATTTTACACAAATCGCTCGATCGATGAAACGCTGGATTTAGGTTGGGAGTTATTATCAATGCTGCCAAGAACGGAATTAAAACGAATCAAAGATGATATGCTAGACGAATACTTGACTGAAGGAGAGTGA
- a CDS encoding fructose-1,6-bisphosphatase: MSNRQSNELIAEIINLEAILNLPKGTEHFISDLHGEFDAFNHILRNGSGSIRDKVHTLFNQELSAEQMDELCFLIYYPEEKIHSLKRQQELTQQWWYETIEHLLVIVRFSSSKYTRSKVRKALPKTYAYILEELIYQYDETTNKKAYYRQIIKKIIELNEAERFIADLAYLTQRFVIDHLHVIGDIYDRGPHPDKIMDSLMTYHSLDIQWGNHDIIWLGAVSGSKACLANVLRICARYGNLDLLEEAYEIDLHRLRSFSRKTYQENMHFRPKQNPYQQLTTTEKIDAMKMQQAMAIIQEKLEGQVIQRRPEFNMVHRRLLDKIQGNQIVIEGLSYQLINPCFQTINWDDPYQLSAEEELIVNDLLEQFQHSQKLNQHMAFLLEKGSLYLSYNHNLLIHGCMPLNEDGSFQAVTFNDQDYAGKDLLDFFELNIRKAFDRPWQTDDFSTDVIWYLWCGERSSLFGKNAMKTFERYFIKEPSTHIEIKNAYYKLRNDANICQQILLTFGLDQPDAHIINGHTPVKLIKGESPIKADGKMIVIDGGFSRAYQKVTGIAGYTLLYNSFGMQLAAHKPFSDQETAIKNNDDIVSTRQIVDRQVNRLQVRDTTIGLSLLQDTAQLKEQLENHTKFSST, encoded by the coding sequence ATGAGTAACAGACAATCGAATGAGTTGATTGCCGAAATAATTAATTTAGAAGCGATTTTAAATTTACCAAAAGGAACTGAACATTTTATCAGTGACCTTCATGGTGAGTTTGATGCGTTCAATCATATTTTACGAAATGGTTCTGGAAGTATTCGTGATAAAGTCCATACTCTTTTTAACCAAGAACTTTCCGCTGAACAAATGGATGAACTATGCTTTTTGATTTATTACCCTGAAGAAAAAATTCACTCTTTAAAACGACAGCAAGAATTAACGCAACAGTGGTGGTATGAAACAATCGAACATTTATTGGTGATTGTCCGCTTTTCATCAAGCAAATATACTCGCTCTAAAGTTCGTAAAGCCTTACCTAAAACATATGCCTATATATTAGAGGAATTGATTTATCAATATGATGAAACAACTAATAAAAAAGCCTATTATCGGCAAATCATCAAAAAAATTATCGAACTGAACGAAGCGGAACGGTTTATCGCTGATTTAGCCTATTTAACGCAACGATTTGTGATCGATCATCTTCATGTAATTGGTGATATTTATGATCGTGGGCCTCATCCTGATAAAATCATGGATTCTTTGATGACGTATCATTCGCTTGATATCCAATGGGGAAATCACGACATTATTTGGTTAGGAGCGGTCAGTGGCTCAAAAGCTTGTTTGGCGAATGTCCTGCGGATTTGCGCTCGTTATGGGAACCTTGATCTTTTGGAAGAAGCCTACGAAATTGATTTACATCGATTAAGATCCTTCAGTCGCAAAACCTATCAAGAAAATATGCATTTTAGGCCAAAGCAAAATCCTTATCAACAACTAACAACGACTGAAAAGATAGATGCCATGAAAATGCAACAAGCGATGGCGATCATTCAAGAAAAACTAGAAGGCCAAGTTATTCAAAGACGACCCGAATTTAATATGGTGCACAGACGATTACTCGATAAAATCCAAGGAAATCAAATCGTGATCGAGGGCCTCTCTTACCAACTGATCAATCCTTGTTTTCAAACGATCAACTGGGACGATCCTTATCAGCTATCTGCAGAAGAAGAGTTGATTGTAAATGATCTACTAGAGCAATTCCAGCATTCTCAAAAATTGAATCAGCATATGGCTTTTTTACTGGAAAAAGGCTCTCTGTATCTTTCTTATAACCATAATTTATTGATTCATGGCTGTATGCCACTTAATGAAGACGGTTCATTTCAAGCAGTTACTTTTAACGATCAAGACTATGCTGGCAAAGACTTACTTGATTTTTTTGAATTAAACATCAGAAAAGCCTTTGATCGGCCATGGCAAACAGATGATTTTTCAACAGATGTTATCTGGTATCTTTGGTGTGGTGAACGCTCTTCCCTCTTTGGTAAAAATGCCATGAAAACATTTGAGCGCTATTTTATTAAAGAACCTAGCACCCATATTGAAATAAAAAATGCCTATTACAAATTAAGAAACGACGCGAACATTTGCCAGCAGATTTTACTGACCTTTGGACTTGATCAGCCAGATGCTCATATCATTAACGGACATACTCCAGTGAAATTGATCAAAGGGGAATCACCAATCAAAGCGGATGGGAAAATGATCGTAATTGACGGCGGCTTTTCTCGTGCCTATCAGAAAGTGACAGGCATTGCTGGTTATACGCTTTTATATAATTCTTTTGGTATGCAGCTTGCTGCTCATAAACCATTTTCTGATCAAGAAACAGCGATCAAAAACAATGATGATATTGTTTCTACTCGTCAAATCGTTGATCGCCAAGTAAATCGCCTACAAGTTAGAGATACAACAATTGGTTTGTCTTTACTGCAGGACACTGCTCAACTGAAAGAACAGTTAGAAAATCACACCAAATTTTCTTCTACTTAA
- a CDS encoding V-type ATP synthase subunit F — translation MTYKIGVIGDRDSVMPFKLFGFEVVYAASSKQVRETIESMAKNNFGVIFITEDASELVAETIERYKSEVTPAIILIPSHNGTKGIGLKEIQDNVERAVGQNIL, via the coding sequence ATGACGTATAAGATCGGTGTGATCGGTGATAGAGATTCTGTTATGCCTTTCAAATTGTTTGGTTTTGAGGTAGTGTACGCCGCTTCATCAAAACAAGTTAGAGAAACGATCGAATCAATGGCAAAAAATAATTTTGGGGTTATTTTTATTACCGAGGATGCTTCTGAACTTGTTGCTGAAACAATTGAGCGCTATAAAAGTGAAGTAACGCCAGCGATTATCTTGATTCCAAGTCATAATGGAACAAAGGGAATTGGTTTGAAAGAAATTCAAGATAATGTTGAAAGAGCGGTTGGACAAAATATATTGTAA
- a CDS encoding V-type ATP synthase subunit D yields MARLNVNPTRMELSRLKKQLGTATRGHKLLKDKQDELMRRFILLVKKNNQLRIDVEHELTTALSSFVLANATLNEAFIEELVAVPANDVSLDVIEKNIMSVTVPIMNFHYDESIVNAPLNYGYLNSNAELDGAFDKISTILPKLLELAEVEKTCQLMSEEIEKTRRRVNALEYMTIPQLEETIYYIQMKLEENERSEITRLIKIKNMGSNT; encoded by the coding sequence ATGGCACGTTTAAATGTGAATCCTACTCGAATGGAACTCTCTCGTTTAAAAAAGCAGTTGGGGACCGCAACTAGAGGGCACAAACTATTAAAAGACAAACAAGATGAATTGATGCGTCGCTTTATTTTGCTGGTTAAAAAAAATAATCAACTCAGAATTGATGTAGAACACGAATTGACAACAGCACTCTCTAGCTTTGTTTTAGCGAATGCAACCTTGAACGAAGCATTTATCGAGGAATTAGTTGCTGTTCCAGCGAATGATGTCTCACTTGACGTAATCGAAAAAAATATCATGAGTGTGACAGTTCCGATTATGAACTTTCATTATGATGAGAGCATCGTAAATGCGCCATTAAATTATGGGTACCTTAATTCAAACGCTGAACTAGATGGTGCATTTGATAAAATTTCAACCATTTTACCGAAGTTGCTGGAATTAGCAGAAGTTGAAAAAACTTGTCAGCTGATGTCAGAAGAAATCGAGAAAACCCGTCGACGAGTTAACGCCTTAGAGTATATGACGATTCCTCAATTAGAAGAAACAATTTATTATATTCAGATGAAATTGGAAGAAAATGAGCGAAGTGAAATCACTCGCTTGATCAAGATCAAAAATATGGGCAGTAATACTTGA
- a CDS encoding V-type ATP synthase subunit K, with protein sequence MIDYLINNNGGILFAVLGMAMATILAGIGSAKGVGFTGEAAAALTTEQPEKFGQALILQLLPGTQGLYGFVIAFLIFINLSNDMTMVQGLDYFVASLPIAFAGLFSGIAQGRVAAAGIQILAKKPEHATKGIIYAAMVETYAILGFVISFLLVLNVK encoded by the coding sequence ATGATAGATTACTTAATTAATAATAATGGTGGAATTCTTTTTGCAGTGTTGGGAATGGCAATGGCAACTATTTTAGCAGGAATTGGTTCAGCAAAAGGGGTTGGGTTTACAGGGGAAGCTGCAGCAGCATTAACGACAGAGCAACCTGAAAAATTTGGTCAAGCGTTGATTTTACAATTGCTACCCGGAACGCAAGGATTATACGGATTCGTTATTGCCTTTTTGATTTTTATCAATTTGAGCAATGATATGACAATGGTGCAAGGGTTAGACTATTTTGTTGCATCATTACCGATCGCCTTTGCTGGATTATTTTCAGGGATTGCTCAAGGACGTGTTGCAGCAGCAGGTATTCAAATATTAGCGAAAAAACCTGAGCATGCAACCAAAGGAATCATTTACGCTGCCATGGTTGAAACATACGCTATTCTTGGGTTTGTTATCTCATTCTTACTTGTTCTAAATGTGAAATAA
- a CDS encoding V-type ATP synthase subunit I: MAVNKMEKMTIIAASEQEETILQAIQGLQTIEIKDFFHSNVDSSYIEKHFASTLLESDERQKKQFQTMLTEIQEALIFIERFAENPSKKKPIKRQVRTLRSLEEGFNEAIISGYLNEINAVKNSLASLETTRKELLAKEKWLARWQYLDIIPHKNAMENAELLLGSINSANQTLFVTELKNLDSIYIEEVYHSEHHVYYSLVFLKNQAEEVSEITTKYSFDPFSYPYAILPKEAYQRNKEELAELVTEEKTLKLKLASYREHLEELYLAEEMTYAYIHREEAKKQLLNTSYFFIMQGWIPIDEKRSLQTVLPTDEVYIAFDQPTEQEIQTDIPVKLKNNSVVAPFEMLTEMYSLPKYDEIDPTPIMTPFYMVFFGMMVADIGYGLLMLLGALLALRLMILPRGMKRFAKFFLILSFPTVIWGFIYGSIFGAALPKVFLGIQLPFPILSTTEDVNTILILSVVFGFIQLLTGLMVNGIELTKRKRYLDSISESFAWQGLLIGILIIVLGMLLFSNDGLVTTGIVVAIISALSIVIVPIIQTKSKVKGLAKGLYGLYGLTSYIGDLVSYTRLMALGISGGSIAAAFNMLVAFMPPIARFTVGIILIIALHALNLFLSLLSAYVHGARLQYVEFFGKFYTGGGRAFKPLKTEEKYMNIEKNQKVKE, from the coding sequence ATGGCAGTCAATAAGATGGAAAAAATGACGATCATAGCAGCTTCTGAACAGGAAGAAACAATTCTTCAAGCAATTCAGGGGTTACAGACTATTGAGATCAAAGATTTTTTTCATTCAAATGTAGATAGCTCTTACATCGAAAAGCATTTTGCTTCAACGTTATTAGAAAGCGATGAACGCCAAAAAAAGCAATTTCAAACGATGTTGACAGAGATTCAAGAGGCGTTGATCTTCATTGAAAGATTTGCTGAGAATCCTTCAAAAAAGAAACCCATCAAAAGACAAGTACGTACCTTACGTTCCTTGGAAGAAGGATTTAATGAAGCGATAATAAGTGGGTATTTAAACGAAATCAATGCAGTAAAAAATAGTTTGGCATCACTTGAAACAACGAGAAAAGAACTTTTAGCGAAAGAAAAATGGTTAGCTCGTTGGCAGTATTTAGATATCATTCCACACAAAAATGCTATGGAAAATGCTGAACTTCTACTTGGATCGATCAATTCAGCGAATCAAACCTTGTTTGTAACGGAGTTAAAAAATCTTGATTCTATTTATATAGAAGAAGTTTATCATAGCGAACACCATGTCTACTACAGCTTAGTATTTTTAAAAAATCAGGCAGAAGAAGTAAGTGAGATTACGACCAAGTATAGTTTTGATCCATTTAGTTACCCTTATGCTATTTTGCCTAAAGAAGCTTACCAACGAAATAAGGAAGAGTTAGCTGAGCTTGTTACGGAAGAAAAAACGTTGAAACTCAAACTAGCTTCATATCGGGAACATTTAGAAGAACTGTACTTAGCTGAAGAGATGACGTATGCATATATCCATCGTGAAGAAGCAAAAAAACAGTTGCTAAATACTTCTTATTTTTTCATCATGCAAGGTTGGATTCCAATTGATGAGAAACGTTCCTTACAAACTGTACTGCCAACTGATGAAGTATATATAGCGTTCGATCAGCCAACAGAGCAAGAAATTCAAACAGATATACCCGTGAAGCTTAAAAATAATTCTGTGGTCGCTCCTTTTGAGATGTTGACCGAAATGTATAGTTTACCAAAATATGATGAGATTGATCCAACACCGATCATGACCCCTTTTTATATGGTATTTTTCGGCATGATGGTCGCTGATATTGGATATGGCTTACTGATGTTACTAGGTGCTTTACTTGCGCTTCGATTAATGATTTTACCGCGAGGGATGAAGCGATTTGCTAAATTCTTTTTAATCTTATCATTTCCAACGGTGATTTGGGGATTTATTTATGGCTCGATTTTTGGTGCGGCTTTGCCAAAAGTATTCCTCGGCATTCAGCTACCGTTTCCCATTTTATCAACAACTGAGGATGTCAATACGATTTTGATTTTATCTGTTGTTTTTGGATTTATCCAGTTGTTAACTGGATTGATGGTCAACGGAATCGAATTGACTAAACGTAAACGCTATTTGGATAGCATCAGCGAAAGTTTTGCGTGGCAAGGTCTCTTAATCGGGATTTTGATTATTGTTTTGGGGATGTTGTTATTTAGTAATGACGGACTAGTTACAACTGGAATCGTAGTGGCGATTATCTCTGCGTTATCGATTGTCATCGTACCGATCATCCAAACTAAGTCAAAAGTTAAAGGTCTAGCAAAGGGTCTTTATGGGTTATATGGATTGACTAGTTATATTGGTGATTTGGTTAGTTATACTCGTTTGATGGCTCTGGGAATTTCAGGTGGAAGTATTGCTGCCGCATTTAATATGTTAGTAGCCTTTATGCCACCTATAGCTAGGTTTACTGTTGGGATTATATTGATTATTGCGTTACATGCGTTGAATCTATTTTTAAGTTTACTAAGTGCATATGTCCATGGTGCTCGTTTACAATATGTCGAATTTTTCGGGAAATTTTATACTGGTGGAGGACGTGCATTCAAACCGTTAAAAACAGAAGAGAAGTACATGAATATTGAAAAAAATCAAAAAGTAAAAGAATAG
- a CDS encoding serine hydrolase, with product MEKQKMTLYGMIFSICFFLIVSFFFSTHTVDYANETETSGKNNVPVKKIASAPVKDTEPSDEESPELMAFYHKIEQTMTATVKSFNGDVGVTYVDLTTGKQLSVNGTKEFYSASTIKVPLAMMIADKVQAGNLKWDDQLTFNEKEDYEDGTGIIINNIQPSYSLRTLQEYSITYSDNIAKNMLYDTFGGDVAAKKALYAHFLQKETDWDDAKFTSEDAAKILKILFEEKSSNQEYQTIYNYMKNTVFHERMETPTTSGKVAHKIGSYAGFLHDIGILETEHPFILTVFTNGETDAGIPFISTLTDQLWTVQSNEYPKK from the coding sequence TTGGAAAAACAGAAAATGACTCTATACGGGATGATTTTCTCGATTTGTTTCTTTTTGATCGTATCGTTCTTTTTTTCTACTCATACAGTAGACTATGCAAACGAAACAGAGACAAGCGGGAAAAACAATGTACCAGTCAAAAAAATAGCTTCCGCACCTGTTAAGGATACGGAACCAAGTGACGAAGAAAGTCCGGAACTTATGGCTTTTTATCATAAAATAGAGCAAACAATGACAGCTACTGTAAAAAGCTTCAATGGTGATGTCGGCGTAACTTATGTAGATTTGACAACAGGAAAGCAGCTTTCCGTCAATGGGACAAAAGAATTTTACAGTGCAAGTACAATCAAAGTGCCTTTAGCTATGATGATTGCGGATAAAGTCCAGGCTGGTAATTTAAAATGGGATGATCAGCTGACTTTTAATGAAAAAGAAGATTATGAAGATGGCACTGGGATCATTATAAATAATATTCAACCCAGCTATTCCTTAAGAACTTTACAGGAATATAGTATTACCTATTCAGATAATATCGCCAAAAATATGTTATATGATACATTTGGTGGCGATGTTGCAGCTAAGAAAGCACTATATGCTCATTTTCTACAAAAGGAAACTGATTGGGATGACGCAAAATTCACTTCTGAAGATGCTGCTAAAATCCTTAAAATCTTGTTTGAAGAAAAATCTTCAAACCAAGAGTATCAGACTATTTATAACTATATGAAAAACACAGTGTTCCATGAACGGATGGAAACACCTACGACTTCAGGTAAAGTGGCGCATAAAATCGGCTCTTACGCAGGTTTTCTACATGATATCGGGATCTTAGAAACAGAACATCCTTTTATTCTAACCGTCTTTACAAACGGAGAAACAGATGCTGGTATTCCATTTATTTCAACACTTACAGATCAATTATGGACTGTTCAAAGTAACGAGTATCCAAAAAAATAG